Proteins encoded in a region of the Stieleria neptunia genome:
- a CDS encoding enolase C-terminal domain-like protein has product MHRRDFLIASGLGLAAANHGVLNEGYCDATVAWSKDLADHRIVKFETFHSRDQYARSLGPNAKRGPHGAGYTRPFRIATTDQGARGIGMCWPKEDVIKPFVGAKLADLFDPSVGVTEEAHVLDYVLHDLAGVILGKPVYEMMGAHGPTEIDTYSGAIYMEDLMPKAKPRGVPAVLDACQMDYDSGYRSFKLKIGRARWMKQDEGDRRDIEVTRAVREKFPDCKILVDANDGYSVDRFLNYVTGVADCDLFWIEEPFVEHRNGLARLKDHMHKVGCKALIADGEARTGSAPKLWKWGEYEQKFIDRFFTLADEQLIDVCVFDIGTLGFTRWRKVMPILQETGIAAAPHLWGCTPKPLYCAHLAAGVGNVLIVEGIPGVGKNLDYSNFTIRNGNLCVPNLPGFGISRSDGAGIGLRKSAS; this is encoded by the coding sequence ATGCACCGTCGTGATTTCCTGATCGCAAGTGGACTGGGTTTGGCCGCTGCCAACCACGGTGTTCTCAACGAAGGTTACTGTGATGCCACGGTCGCGTGGTCGAAAGATCTGGCGGATCATCGTATTGTCAAGTTTGAAACGTTCCATTCGCGCGACCAGTATGCGCGCTCGCTCGGCCCCAACGCCAAGCGGGGGCCTCACGGGGCGGGCTATACGAGGCCGTTTCGCATCGCAACCACGGACCAGGGGGCACGTGGAATTGGCATGTGCTGGCCGAAGGAGGATGTCATCAAACCGTTCGTGGGCGCGAAGTTGGCAGATCTGTTCGATCCATCGGTCGGCGTGACGGAAGAAGCGCACGTTCTGGACTACGTACTACACGATCTTGCCGGTGTGATTCTTGGCAAGCCTGTCTACGAAATGATGGGGGCTCACGGGCCCACGGAGATCGACACGTACAGCGGCGCGATCTACATGGAAGACTTGATGCCGAAGGCGAAACCGCGCGGCGTCCCGGCTGTGCTTGATGCCTGCCAAATGGACTACGATTCCGGATATCGATCTTTCAAATTGAAGATCGGCCGCGCTCGGTGGATGAAGCAGGACGAAGGCGACCGACGCGATATCGAAGTCACTCGAGCCGTTCGCGAGAAATTCCCCGACTGCAAAATCCTCGTCGACGCAAACGACGGATACTCAGTCGATCGGTTTCTGAATTACGTGACAGGTGTCGCGGACTGCGATCTGTTTTGGATCGAAGAACCGTTCGTAGAACATCGAAACGGACTGGCGCGATTGAAAGACCACATGCACAAGGTCGGTTGCAAGGCACTGATTGCTGACGGCGAAGCTCGGACCGGAAGCGCACCGAAGTTATGGAAGTGGGGCGAGTACGAGCAGAAGTTTATCGATCGCTTCTTTACGCTCGCCGATGAACAGCTGATCGACGTTTGCGTGTTCGACATTGGTACCCTGGGTTTTACTCGTTGGAGGAAGGTGATGCCGATCCTTCAAGAAACGGGAATCGCGGCGGCGCCTCATCTCTGGGGCTGCACACCGAAACCGCTCTATTGCGCGCACCTCGCAGCCGGCGTCGGCAACGTCTTGATCGTGGAAGGCATTCCGGGAGTCGGCAAAAATCTGGACTACTCCAACTTTACGATTCGCAACGGCAATCTCTGCGTTCCGAATCTGCCTGGATTTGGAATTAGCCGATCCGACGGAGCCGGCATCGGCCTGCGGAAATCCGCTTCCTGA
- a CDS encoding efflux RND transporter permease subunit produces MRGLPEFAVQRPTITITLVLLCVTWGGVSFFTMPRREDPEFTLKIAIVTTRWHGASAEQIEKLVTDPLEDAIDGLEEVRLIRSTSSSEQSVIFVELEDSVPGARVDDAWDRVRARIRNVPMPEESISPFLFDEFSDTSVLLYAVHQRPLDGDSVIDPQYAYSPRQLDLYSERIRDALRLLPGVSQVGRFGVQEEAIYLETDEGNWSTLELTTSQIESLAESQNIVAPGGKIDAKDGRFFVKPAGDVSAVAAFDSLVVGVVAAGEGAGDAGFNQVPLKNMGLNVRRGYIDPPQRICRYGTPEFETDAIILAVSMKSGANIIDICDRSKGSVAQLQRTGVLPPDLAVSIISDQSDSVKQRIREVGVNIVQAILVVVVLVYLVVGFRTAAVMAANIPFVVISSLAIITLFDVQLEQMSLASMIISLGLLVDNAVQICDQSRTNQIAGMSPREASVEGAKMLGPSMLSGTGTTIAAFIPMLIAMDGANREFIYSLPITLSVMLAVSWVLAMTFCVILAAWFIRPPKDTSRPTAPLPWLMARLGALDRQLRGKKRATTPLQQQASRGGFYQLYAGALSWSLRHRFVTISASVGMFLLATRLPVSSEFFPLTQRDQFAVEIHLPESSSIEQTNRVARQVEEMIRALSHHVDAEGQSHERLLNMRTIVGGGGSRWYLAWEPESLKPNYAEILIHTTDGKFTHDFAEQLRVAARQGIETLGLSPVAGARVVPVELALGPPADPVVLRVMGNGLADASELRRVANRVKSIVDAEPDTWDVNDSWGVPSQQLFVDVDSDRASLSGVRNAEVAATLDAYYSGKLLTMYREGDRQIPVYFRLNPESRQSPAAIKDAHIESRVGKISLAAIASVKPQWRLESIDRRNGNRTIEVRSRVNFGASGNDITNRVFSSAAMEELRAELPPGFRIEIGGALEESMKAQWKMFRSFGMSFIAIILLLIFQFNSLARTAIIIVTLPLALVGALFGLWVTGNAFGFMPQLGVLALFGIVLNSAILFVEFADIVMKGRRSGTDQPLTRSEHFAAIVDAARQRLMPIFLTTATTVGGLVPLALAGGPLWTGLAWLLIFGLSFATALTLFVIPVLYSFLSPTSRGDV; encoded by the coding sequence ATGAGAGGGCTTCCTGAGTTCGCGGTACAGCGGCCGACGATCACGATCACGTTGGTGCTATTGTGTGTCACTTGGGGCGGCGTCAGCTTCTTCACGATGCCGCGCCGCGAAGACCCTGAATTCACGCTCAAGATTGCCATCGTGACCACGCGTTGGCATGGCGCCTCGGCGGAGCAAATTGAAAAACTGGTCACGGACCCGCTTGAGGATGCGATCGACGGTCTGGAAGAAGTCCGCTTGATTCGATCGACGTCCAGCAGCGAACAGTCGGTCATCTTTGTCGAACTCGAGGACAGTGTGCCGGGCGCCAGAGTCGACGACGCCTGGGATCGAGTGCGGGCACGGATTCGCAACGTGCCGATGCCAGAGGAGAGCATTTCGCCGTTTCTGTTCGACGAATTCTCCGATACCAGCGTCTTGCTCTATGCCGTTCATCAGCGTCCGCTCGACGGGGACTCGGTCATTGACCCGCAGTACGCCTACTCGCCGCGACAACTGGATCTGTATTCAGAGCGAATACGCGATGCGCTGCGACTACTGCCCGGCGTCTCGCAGGTCGGTCGGTTCGGAGTCCAGGAAGAAGCGATCTATCTGGAGACGGACGAAGGGAACTGGTCAACACTCGAGCTGACGACGTCTCAAATCGAATCCCTGGCCGAGTCACAAAACATCGTGGCGCCCGGTGGCAAGATCGACGCCAAAGACGGCCGTTTTTTTGTAAAGCCCGCCGGTGACGTCAGCGCCGTGGCGGCGTTCGACTCGCTGGTCGTCGGCGTCGTTGCGGCCGGAGAAGGCGCAGGCGACGCGGGCTTCAATCAAGTTCCACTCAAAAACATGGGGCTGAACGTTCGTCGGGGGTACATCGACCCGCCGCAGCGCATTTGCCGCTACGGAACACCCGAGTTTGAAACGGACGCCATCATCCTTGCGGTGTCGATGAAGTCGGGCGCGAATATCATTGACATTTGCGACCGTTCCAAGGGGAGCGTCGCTCAGTTGCAAAGGACGGGTGTGCTGCCGCCCGATCTCGCCGTGTCGATCATTTCGGACCAGTCGGACAGCGTCAAGCAACGCATTCGCGAAGTCGGCGTGAATATCGTCCAGGCGATTCTGGTTGTTGTCGTCCTGGTGTATTTGGTCGTCGGATTTCGAACCGCCGCCGTCATGGCCGCCAACATCCCGTTTGTTGTCATTTCGTCGCTGGCAATCATCACGCTGTTCGACGTGCAACTGGAACAAATGTCGTTGGCGTCGATGATTATTTCGCTGGGATTGCTGGTCGATAATGCCGTTCAAATCTGTGACCAGAGTCGCACCAACCAGATCGCCGGTATGAGTCCGCGCGAGGCGTCGGTCGAAGGCGCGAAGATGCTTGGCCCGTCGATGCTGAGCGGAACAGGCACGACGATCGCAGCGTTTATTCCGATGTTGATTGCAATGGATGGTGCAAATCGCGAATTCATCTACAGCCTGCCAATCACATTGTCGGTCATGCTGGCCGTCAGTTGGGTTCTGGCGATGACTTTCTGTGTGATCCTTGCAGCGTGGTTCATTCGACCGCCAAAGGATACGAGTCGCCCAACCGCACCGCTGCCGTGGCTGATGGCCAGGCTCGGCGCACTCGATCGTCAACTCCGCGGCAAGAAGAGAGCAACCACGCCACTGCAACAACAAGCATCACGGGGGGGATTCTATCAACTCTACGCTGGTGCATTAAGTTGGTCACTGCGTCATCGGTTCGTCACGATCAGCGCCTCCGTCGGCATGTTTTTGCTCGCGACCCGGCTTCCGGTTTCGAGTGAATTTTTTCCGCTCACACAACGCGATCAATTTGCCGTTGAAATCCATTTGCCGGAGTCCTCATCGATCGAACAAACGAACCGCGTCGCTCGGCAGGTGGAAGAAATGATCCGCGCGCTTAGCCATCATGTTGACGCCGAAGGACAGTCGCACGAACGCTTGCTCAATATGCGGACCATTGTTGGCGGCGGCGGATCGCGCTGGTACCTCGCATGGGAACCGGAGTCGCTGAAGCCCAACTACGCTGAAATTTTGATCCATACGACTGATGGAAAATTCACTCACGACTTCGCCGAACAACTTCGCGTCGCCGCACGACAGGGAATTGAAACGTTGGGCTTGTCGCCCGTCGCCGGCGCCCGTGTCGTACCGGTCGAACTGGCCCTCGGCCCGCCCGCTGATCCGGTCGTCCTGCGCGTGATGGGGAACGGGCTGGCGGATGCCAGCGAGCTTCGACGGGTCGCCAACCGAGTCAAATCAATCGTGGACGCCGAGCCAGACACTTGGGACGTCAACGATTCCTGGGGTGTGCCCAGCCAGCAACTCTTCGTCGACGTTGACTCGGATCGAGCCAGCCTTTCGGGAGTTCGCAACGCGGAAGTGGCTGCAACGCTCGATGCCTACTACTCCGGAAAACTGCTGACGATGTACCGCGAGGGTGACCGGCAGATCCCGGTCTATTTTCGATTGAATCCCGAAAGCCGCCAATCTCCTGCCGCGATCAAAGACGCGCACATCGAAAGCCGTGTCGGCAAGATATCACTGGCGGCAATCGCGAGTGTGAAACCGCAATGGCGATTGGAGTCCATTGATCGCCGCAATGGCAATCGAACGATCGAAGTCCGCTCGCGAGTGAACTTCGGAGCGTCCGGCAACGACATCACCAATCGGGTCTTCAGCTCCGCGGCGATGGAGGAACTGAGAGCCGAATTGCCACCCGGATTTCGTATCGAGATCGGCGGTGCGCTCGAAGAATCGATGAAGGCTCAATGGAAGATGTTCCGGTCGTTCGGCATGTCGTTCATCGCGATCATTTTGTTGTTGATTTTTCAGTTCAACAGTCTCGCCCGCACGGCGATCATCATTGTCACGCTGCCGCTTGCCCTCGTGGGAGCATTGTTCGGGTTGTGGGTCACCGGAAACGCGTTCGGGTTCATGCCGCAGCTCGGCGTGCTGGCGTTGTTCGGAATCGTCCTGAACTCGGCCATCCTGTTTGTCGAGTTCGCGGACATCGTCATGAAAGGAAGACGATCCGGGACAGATCAGCCGCTGACGCGCAGCGAGCACTTTGCTGCGATCGTCGACGCCGCCCGGCAACGATTGATGCCGATCTTCCTGACCACCGCAACGACGGTTGGCGGTCTTGTTCCCCTCGCCCTCGCCGGCGGCCCGCTATGGACCGGGCTCGCCTGGTTACTCATCTTTGGACTCTCCTTCGCCACCGCGCTGACGCTATTTGTCATACCCGTCCTCTATTCCTTCCTGTCGCCCACGTCTCGAGGAGACGTCTGA
- a CDS encoding HlyD family secretion protein, with protein sequence MPWKSEQIGFEVAGRVTEVIEPNESVTPQIGEEPAQGAPRATPLARLDDEALQIAVDSAHASVEVAKLNRDANLVTIEQQLPAQIESAKAEADLADIELSRARQLSNQNAISRSELDAAETNASTTKSRLASSRAELAQAQARQLALEAQILEAGQQLSEARRNLRNAVLFSPFPGHVSQIHAVPGTYVKEGDPVVTVQMMDPMTIEFEVTARDSRRYRRGDFFPVQVTDGGGRARRLSGMVYRVDTVADPAARTFTVTLHVRNEIDESAYATLDAAEPVARTEQIAPLNIGPMITGDQRLLVIREAVHTIDGETFLWKVTNRQWGTPSPPGDRLLSVTKVPVRITSDVIPYLGRWKFVAVEFTDPEVAMDVDHDLITGELYFKSNPSESEGNAASEQPSLESWTGSHVMLDDHRWLLRSGDVVQISLTPDEPTDGYYVPMKAVREEQDQTFVHVVDVAESQPTARRVFVEVAEDESVIGESVLLRISPSSSENLRDGMQIVVEGTHYLNDGDRVMVSPVVGAER encoded by the coding sequence GTGCCGTGGAAATCCGAGCAGATTGGGTTTGAAGTCGCCGGACGGGTCACCGAAGTCATTGAGCCAAACGAATCCGTGACGCCGCAAATCGGTGAAGAGCCTGCTCAGGGGGCACCGCGTGCGACTCCGCTGGCTCGTTTGGATGATGAGGCATTGCAAATTGCCGTCGATTCGGCTCACGCCAGTGTCGAAGTCGCGAAACTCAACCGCGATGCGAACCTTGTGACGATTGAGCAGCAGTTGCCAGCCCAAATCGAATCGGCAAAGGCCGAGGCCGATCTCGCCGACATTGAGCTGTCCCGCGCGCGACAGCTTTCCAACCAGAACGCAATTTCACGCTCGGAACTCGATGCCGCTGAAACGAATGCATCGACGACGAAATCGCGTCTTGCCAGCTCACGGGCCGAGTTGGCACAGGCGCAAGCCCGCCAACTCGCACTCGAAGCTCAAATCCTCGAGGCCGGGCAGCAGCTCTCCGAAGCCCGGCGAAATCTCCGAAACGCGGTGCTGTTTAGTCCTTTTCCCGGTCACGTTTCACAGATCCACGCCGTTCCCGGCACCTATGTCAAAGAGGGCGATCCGGTGGTGACGGTGCAGATGATGGATCCGATGACCATCGAATTTGAGGTGACTGCCCGCGATTCTCGCCGCTACCGTCGTGGAGACTTTTTTCCGGTCCAAGTCACCGATGGAGGCGGTAGGGCCCGTCGGCTAAGTGGAATGGTTTACCGGGTCGACACGGTCGCTGATCCGGCCGCGCGAACGTTTACGGTGACACTACATGTGCGGAACGAGATTGACGAATCCGCGTATGCGACACTGGACGCCGCGGAGCCCGTTGCCAGGACGGAGCAAATTGCGCCGCTGAATATCGGCCCCATGATTACGGGCGACCAGCGACTGCTGGTCATTCGCGAAGCGGTTCACACGATCGACGGCGAGACATTTCTCTGGAAAGTCACCAATCGCCAGTGGGGAACGCCCTCTCCGCCGGGCGATCGACTACTTTCGGTCACGAAAGTTCCGGTGCGAATCACCAGTGATGTGATTCCTTATCTGGGACGTTGGAAGTTTGTCGCGGTCGAGTTTACCGACCCGGAAGTGGCGATGGATGTCGATCACGATTTGATTACTGGCGAACTGTACTTCAAATCGAATCCGTCAGAATCGGAAGGGAACGCAGCCAGTGAGCAACCGTCCTTGGAATCCTGGACGGGATCGCATGTCATGCTTGATGATCATCGCTGGTTGTTGCGGTCGGGTGACGTCGTTCAAATTTCACTGACGCCGGACGAACCGACCGACGGCTACTACGTGCCGATGAAAGCCGTCCGTGAAGAACAAGATCAAACCTTCGTCCATGTGGTTGATGTCGCTGAAAGCCAACCGACCGCGCGACGAGTCTTTGTCGAAGTCGCCGAAGATGAATCGGTCATCGGTGAATCCGTCCTGCTTCGTATTTCGCCTTCATCGTCGGAAAACTTGCGAGACGGCATGCAGATCGTTGTCGAAGGCACGCACTATCTGAACGACGGCGACCGCGTGATGGTCTCGCCGGTTGTGGGAGCCGAGCGATGA
- a CDS encoding TetR/AcrR family transcriptional regulator, with amino-acid sequence MNWMLVGELLRNAAIMTGLGGFSTGTITSCFCAHPVIPMLHKETMPRTETPTSNFVKYISCRPEEAKPLLAKSKPFGTLYLMPAKSKPRSAPPETARRERLTDRKRAAIVQAAVQAFQQYGYFAASMKGIADAASVSKRTLYNHFDSKESLFDAILEELKLRAEQLPACEFDQSRDLAEQLTELAHSEIDFFTSEEVQALARAGLSRVLGEPDAGQQIDQRFFIRRVTTWMKNAQASGCLLKADPEFAAMQFLGLLRTFAFWPSIVQGEPPPSRRQRNQIVERTIEMFLSTYGIN; translated from the coding sequence ATGAACTGGATGCTTGTCGGAGAACTTCTCCGCAACGCAGCGATCATGACCGGCTTAGGTGGTTTCTCAACCGGGACGATCACGTCCTGTTTCTGTGCGCATCCGGTGATTCCAATGCTCCACAAGGAGACAATGCCCAGGACAGAAACGCCGACGTCGAATTTCGTAAAGTACATCTCTTGTCGACCTGAAGAGGCCAAGCCACTCCTTGCGAAAAGTAAACCGTTCGGTACACTTTATCTTATGCCAGCTAAAAGTAAACCCCGAAGTGCACCTCCTGAAACCGCGCGGCGAGAGCGGCTGACGGATCGCAAACGAGCGGCCATCGTGCAGGCCGCCGTGCAGGCGTTTCAGCAATACGGGTACTTCGCCGCCAGCATGAAAGGCATCGCTGACGCCGCCTCGGTCAGCAAGCGAACGCTGTACAACCATTTCGACAGCAAGGAATCGCTGTTTGATGCGATTCTTGAGGAGTTAAAGCTCCGCGCCGAGCAACTTCCCGCTTGTGAGTTCGACCAGTCGCGTGACCTGGCCGAGCAGTTGACGGAGCTTGCGCACAGCGAAATCGACTTTTTCACGTCGGAGGAGGTGCAGGCACTTGCCCGAGCCGGACTGTCGCGCGTCCTGGGCGAGCCGGATGCCGGCCAACAGATCGACCAGCGATTTTTTATCAGGCGAGTGACAACGTGGATGAAAAACGCGCAGGCATCCGGCTGTCTTCTTAAAGCGGACCCGGAATTCGCAGCCATGCAATTCCTCGGATTGCTGCGTACGTTCGCGTTCTGGCCAAGCATTGTCCAAGGCGAGCCCCCGCCGTCACGCCGCCAACGAAATCAAATCGTCGAACGCACGATTGAAATGTTTCTCAGCACGTATGGAATAAACTGA
- a CDS encoding VOC family protein, with product MTKQAKNTICLWYNGDAADAARFYAETFPDSSVDAVHRAPADFPSGKKGDVLTVEFTVMGIPCLGLNGGPGIEHNMAFSFQVATADQAETDRYWNAIVTNGGEESQCGWCKDKWGLHWQITPIALTQGVTNPDPAVAKRVFEAMMTMKKIDVAAIEAAVRVAD from the coding sequence ATGACAAAACAAGCGAAGAACACGATTTGCCTTTGGTACAATGGCGACGCCGCAGACGCCGCGCGATTTTACGCCGAGACCTTTCCAGATTCCTCTGTCGACGCGGTGCATCGAGCGCCCGCCGATTTCCCATCCGGAAAGAAAGGAGATGTCCTGACCGTCGAGTTCACGGTGATGGGCATTCCCTGCCTCGGACTCAACGGCGGCCCCGGTATTGAGCATAACATGGCGTTCTCGTTCCAAGTCGCAACCGCCGACCAGGCCGAAACGGACCGCTACTGGAATGCCATCGTCACCAACGGCGGCGAAGAGAGCCAGTGCGGATGGTGCAAAGACAAATGGGGTTTGCACTGGCAGATCACGCCGATCGCCCTGACGCAAGGCGTGACCAATCCCGACCCCGCAGTCGCCAAACGAGTCTTCGAGGCGATGATGACGATGAAAAAGATCGACGTCGCTGCGATCGAAGCAGCGGTTCGCGTTGCTGACTGA
- a CDS encoding YciI family protein, translated as MAINTEKPMRYVCLGYIAEGNWDSLPEAEGQRMLEECFAYDDELRNGGHFLGGEALDSSRNAVTLRMKNGQVDVTDGPYAETKEVLGGILLLEARDLNHAIALMSKHPGVKMGPFEIRPADEQTNKLIAQRDAAFSNKEN; from the coding sequence TTGGCGATTAACACGGAGAAACCTATGAGATACGTCTGTTTGGGCTACATTGCGGAAGGGAATTGGGATTCGCTGCCAGAAGCCGAGGGGCAGCGGATGTTGGAGGAGTGTTTTGCGTACGACGATGAATTGCGCAACGGCGGCCATTTTCTCGGCGGCGAGGCGCTCGATTCGTCACGCAATGCCGTCACCCTGCGGATGAAGAACGGTCAAGTCGACGTGACCGATGGTCCGTACGCCGAAACAAAGGAAGTGCTCGGTGGCATACTTTTGCTGGAAGCCCGCGACTTGAACCACGCCATTGCGCTGATGTCGAAACATCCGGGGGTGAAGATGGGGCCGTTTGAAATTCGACCCGCTGACGAACAGACCAACAAATTGATCGCTCAGCGGGATGCAGCATTTAGTAATAAGGAAAACTGA
- a CDS encoding phosphate ABC transporter substrate-binding protein, whose amino-acid sequence MTEALAITGFLLAAYSIVANDAIQTLGTFLSSNAKRPWWVLWAFACTVLMIVFVYGWLSNDGDVAFGRLSKFPEPAGGLTWLHIIPPLVILGLTRFGIPVSTTFLVLSVFAPGNMTSMLTKSMLGYLVSFFVAIGVYVLITKSFERKVRDSADAPPAKYWIGLQWISTAFLWSQWLMHDLANIFVYLPRKLDSSYFFFAAIVMLVLHAYIFSRRGGEIQKIVNSKTNTSDIRSATIVDLIYGMILVIFKEYSNMPMSTTWVFLGLLAGRETAISLLLKAPPLKQTTGIIFKDASKAAIGLAISALLAFVLPMFFSSAVGTADASSDVESVTAPDGESLAQLAPFQGTDAADFPQANLHLAGSDTMRPLAKAWIEQFNTLYPQVAIDLRSEGSASAIKAMASGQAEIGLMSRPMNREELNQFRGKFDTHPLVIRVGLDALAVYVHRDNPLRGLTLPQLREIFAKKQSIEWKKFVLPPFPSTPIETHGRNELSGTRQYFMDTIGTDGLRSDIQTYDHSEGVVQAVGESISAIGYAGLNFTNDSVRPIAIAQKEHDPYSHYYNEKHPNATSLQRRFAPVYSGQYPLARYLYLIVHKPNGETLSPQIAAFLNYAISREGQAVVMQSGLIPLDTELQSIQAIRLQSNYVPRLQD is encoded by the coding sequence ATGACCGAAGCACTCGCGATCACGGGCTTTCTGCTCGCCGCCTATTCCATCGTTGCCAACGATGCGATTCAAACGCTTGGCACGTTTTTGAGTTCAAACGCCAAGCGGCCCTGGTGGGTGTTGTGGGCATTCGCCTGCACGGTCTTGATGATTGTGTTCGTCTATGGCTGGCTTTCTAACGACGGCGACGTCGCGTTTGGGCGGTTATCAAAATTCCCCGAACCGGCCGGTGGATTGACTTGGCTGCACATCATTCCTCCGTTGGTGATCCTTGGACTGACACGTTTTGGGATCCCTGTCAGCACGACGTTCCTCGTGTTGTCGGTGTTTGCACCCGGCAACATGACGTCCATGTTGACCAAGTCGATGCTGGGCTATCTGGTGTCCTTTTTTGTTGCGATTGGTGTCTATGTTCTGATCACCAAATCATTTGAACGAAAGGTTCGCGATTCCGCCGATGCGCCTCCTGCGAAGTACTGGATCGGCCTGCAATGGATCTCCACCGCGTTTTTGTGGAGCCAGTGGTTGATGCACGATTTGGCGAACATCTTTGTTTACTTGCCGCGCAAGTTGGACAGCTCGTACTTCTTTTTCGCCGCCATCGTGATGCTGGTGCTACATGCCTATATTTTTTCTCGGCGTGGGGGTGAGATCCAGAAAATCGTCAACAGCAAGACAAACACCAGTGACATCCGGTCGGCCACCATCGTTGACCTGATCTACGGCATGATCCTGGTGATCTTTAAGGAATACAGCAACATGCCGATGAGTACGACGTGGGTCTTTTTGGGACTGTTAGCGGGTCGAGAAACCGCAATCTCACTCCTGTTGAAAGCCCCGCCGCTGAAACAAACGACTGGAATCATTTTCAAAGATGCTTCCAAGGCGGCAATCGGCTTGGCCATCAGCGCTCTGCTGGCGTTCGTCTTGCCGATGTTTTTCAGCAGTGCCGTCGGAACGGCCGACGCATCCAGCGATGTTGAATCGGTGACCGCGCCCGACGGAGAAAGCCTGGCACAGCTCGCGCCGTTTCAAGGCACCGACGCCGCGGACTTTCCGCAGGCAAACTTGCATCTAGCCGGTTCCGATACGATGCGTCCGTTGGCCAAGGCCTGGATCGAGCAGTTCAATACGCTTTATCCCCAGGTTGCCATCGATCTCCGTTCCGAAGGTTCCGCGTCGGCAATCAAAGCGATGGCCAGTGGCCAGGCGGAAATCGGCTTGATGAGCCGGCCTATGAATCGCGAAGAACTGAATCAGTTTCGCGGCAAGTTTGACACGCATCCGCTGGTGATCCGCGTGGGACTCGATGCGCTGGCCGTCTATGTCCATCGCGACAATCCACTGCGCGGTTTGACCTTGCCACAGTTGCGGGAGATTTTTGCCAAGAAGCAGTCGATTGAGTGGAAGAAGTTTGTGTTGCCGCCGTTTCCCAGCACTCCGATTGAAACCCATGGACGCAACGAGTTATCGGGGACGCGCCAGTACTTCATGGACACCATCGGCACCGATGGCCTGCGTAGCGACATTCAAACCTACGATCATTCGGAAGGGGTTGTCCAAGCGGTGGGCGAATCGATCTCAGCGATCGGCTATGCGGGCTTGAACTTTACCAACGATTCGGTGCGACCGATTGCGATTGCCCAAAAGGAACACGATCCCTACAGCCACTACTATAACGAAAAGCATCCAAACGCGACGTCTCTCCAGCGTCGCTTTGCTCCGGTCTATTCGGGGCAATATCCACTTGCGCGATACCTTTATTTGATCGTTCACAAACCGAACGGCGAAACGCTTTCGCCACAGATCGCTGCGTTCTTGAACTATGCAATTTCACGTGAGGGTCAGGCAGTGGTCATGCAATCCGGCTTGATTCCGCTGGACACCGAGTTGCAATCCATCCAGGCGATCCGATTGCAATCCAACTACGTGCCTCGACTGCAGGACTAA
- a CDS encoding sigma-70 family RNA polymerase sigma factor — MAEPLGSSDSSATQAREKLDLARGGDAESLGELLTLYRNYLTILATTQLDHRLRRRMSPSDLVQETMLAAHRDFQTFRGGSEGELLAWLRQILVNSLRNAIDTHLNAQKRDLRRDVSIDRVSQALDNSAANFANVLADRGPSPSEPMRKQEKSVALANQLSKLRPEYRDVIVLRILQGLSFNEIAERLDRKPGTVRMLWLRAMDKFKETYEDSDV, encoded by the coding sequence ATGGCGGAACCTTTAGGCTCTTCTGACTCATCTGCGACGCAGGCACGCGAAAAGCTGGATCTGGCTCGCGGTGGCGATGCCGAGTCGCTCGGTGAATTGCTGACGTTGTACCGAAACTACTTGACGATTCTGGCAACCACTCAACTCGATCATCGCCTTCGTCGTCGCATGAGTCCTTCGGATTTGGTTCAGGAAACGATGCTGGCCGCCCATCGAGACTTCCAGACGTTTCGAGGCGGCAGTGAAGGCGAATTGCTGGCGTGGCTTCGACAGATTTTGGTGAACAGCTTGCGTAACGCCATTGACACTCACCTCAATGCCCAGAAACGCGACTTGCGACGCGATGTCTCCATCGACCGGGTCAGTCAAGCCCTCGACAATAGCGCCGCAAACTTTGCGAACGTTCTCGCCGACCGTGGGCCGTCGCCAAGCGAACCGATGCGGAAGCAGGAAAAATCGGTCGCATTGGCGAATCAACTCTCCAAGCTACGGCCAGAGTATCGCGATGTGATCGTGCTGCGCATCCTGCAGGGACTCTCGTTCAACGAGATTGCCGAACGATTAGATCGCAAGCCGGGGACCGTACGCATGCTATGGTTGCGCGCGATGGACAAGTTCAAAGAGACTTATGAGGATTCAGACGTTTAG